A part of Pantoea vagans genomic DNA contains:
- a CDS encoding glycoside hydrolase family 15 protein, which translates to MSKVKRKIEDHGVIGDLRTCALVANDGTIDYLCWPELDSPSVFAALLDSDDAGLFSLAPDWPNARRQQLYLPDTNILQTRWLDDEGVAEITDYMPICDDKNKLPRLIRRVKMVRGSATFQLRCSPRHDYARAQTRAEAHNGCIDFHAEGQPSLRLAASVVMTLEDDSATAHFTLQPGEHAQFEFGSVDDAHIEALATEHCFEETLNYWRRWSARSTYQGRWREMVQRSALVLKLLTSHQHGSIAAAATFGLPEELGGERNWDYRASWIRDASFSMYALMRLGYVDEAKHFTHWVGRCVENSHHDEMRLQVMYRLDSGTELHEMELLNLSGYADSRPVRIGNDAWQQTQLDIYGELMDAVYLANKYGEAISQRGWEHVVKMIDWLCEHWNQPDAGIWEMRGEPEHFLHSRLMCWVAMDRALRLGMKRSLPMPYERWDRARREIREDIWANFWNSERGHFSATRHGEHLDASMLLMPLVRFVGATDPDWIATLDAIKTNLVSDGMVRRYNTHETPADGLKGSEGSFGACSFWYVECLARAGRIQEAHFEFEKLLSYANPLGLYAEEFDSHGHALGNTPQALTHLALISAAFFLNRKLSGEQTQWQP; encoded by the coding sequence ATGAGTAAGGTAAAACGTAAGATTGAAGACCACGGCGTCATCGGCGATTTGCGCACCTGTGCGCTGGTCGCTAACGATGGCACCATTGATTATCTCTGCTGGCCTGAACTCGACAGCCCGTCGGTGTTTGCCGCCCTGCTCGACAGCGATGATGCCGGCCTTTTCTCCCTGGCGCCTGACTGGCCCAATGCGCGGCGTCAGCAGCTTTACCTGCCTGACACCAATATCCTGCAGACCCGCTGGCTGGATGATGAAGGCGTGGCGGAAATCACCGACTACATGCCGATTTGTGATGATAAGAACAAACTGCCGCGCCTGATCCGCCGGGTCAAGATGGTTCGCGGCAGCGCAACCTTTCAGCTGCGCTGTTCACCGCGTCATGACTACGCCCGGGCGCAGACCCGGGCCGAAGCGCACAACGGCTGCATAGACTTTCATGCCGAAGGTCAGCCGTCGCTGCGCCTGGCAGCCTCTGTGGTCATGACGCTGGAGGATGACAGCGCCACCGCCCACTTCACGTTACAGCCTGGCGAACATGCGCAGTTCGAATTTGGCAGCGTGGATGATGCACATATCGAAGCGCTGGCCACCGAGCACTGCTTCGAAGAGACGCTGAACTACTGGCGACGCTGGAGCGCCCGGAGCACCTATCAGGGACGCTGGCGCGAGATGGTGCAGCGCTCGGCGCTGGTCCTGAAGCTGCTGACTTCACATCAGCACGGCTCGATTGCGGCGGCGGCAACCTTTGGCCTGCCTGAAGAGCTGGGCGGCGAACGCAACTGGGACTATCGCGCCTCCTGGATCCGCGACGCCTCGTTCAGCATGTATGCACTGATGCGGCTGGGCTACGTTGATGAAGCCAAACATTTTACCCACTGGGTCGGACGCTGTGTTGAAAACAGCCATCACGATGAGATGCGCCTGCAGGTGATGTACCGGCTGGACAGCGGCACCGAGCTGCATGAGATGGAGTTACTCAATCTTTCCGGCTATGCCGACTCCCGTCCGGTTCGCATCGGCAATGACGCCTGGCAGCAAACCCAGCTCGATATCTATGGCGAGCTGATGGATGCGGTCTATCTGGCCAATAAGTATGGTGAGGCGATCTCGCAGCGCGGCTGGGAGCATGTGGTCAAGATGATCGACTGGCTGTGTGAGCACTGGAATCAGCCCGATGCCGGTATCTGGGAGATGCGCGGTGAACCCGAGCATTTCCTGCATTCGCGTCTGATGTGCTGGGTGGCAATGGATCGTGCGCTGCGTCTCGGCATGAAGCGATCTCTGCCGATGCCTTATGAACGCTGGGATCGGGCGCGTCGCGAGATCCGCGAAGATATCTGGGCAAACTTCTGGAACAGTGAACGCGGCCATTTCTCTGCCACCCGTCATGGTGAACATCTCGACGCCTCCATGCTGCTGATGCCGCTGGTACGCTTCGTCGGTGCCACCGACCCGGACTGGATTGCCACGCTGGATGCGATCAAAACCAATCTGGTCAGCGACGGTATGGTGCGGCGTTACAATACGCATGAAACACCGGCCGATGGCCTCAAGGGATCGGAAGGCTCCTTTGGTGCCTGCTCATTCTGGTATGTCGAGTGTCTGGCGCGCGCGGGCCGGATTCAGGAAGCGCATTTTGAATTTGAGAAGCTGCTGAGCTATGCCAATCCGCTGGGCCTGTACGCCGAGGAGTTTGACAGCCACGGTCATGCGCTGGGCAATACGCCGCAGGCGCTGACGCATCTGGCGTTAATCAGTGCCGCCTTTTTCCTGAATCGCAAACTCAGCGGTGAACAGACGCAGTGGCAACCTTAA
- a CDS encoding DUF3772 domain-containing protein → MFIRSLFALLMLALAGFAPALALAADDTAGAAQEQDAPPKLNAAVELPKMQKILDKIKSQVSVDAGENKLTQLNEMALELSGNADTLGQALVPDRQQLEAQLQVLGPAPKADSGVKETPEVTRKRNTLESQKSKLDDQIKQAEGIKNGALMLSSQIVNLRRDQLKSQLALNSGSILGARFWSPLLSTQDLDGEKIGEFLQELQDTAALSWEPGWRVGSVFWLLAALLVMTVGRRYSEEFLAWVSINKLPEGKLRRSFLAAAIALTTLVAVVLTFNFIALAFTRRDEVSENVQDFVDRLVQLSVFCGLIAGLGRAFLSTRRPSWRLPTISNEVAMALKPFPPITAVLVFIFQTVEAFNYSVGTSLNTTIFANGLTALLIGTTALAISMRTNRVRRRLTLAGTPPEARSTLVGLIQMGLTLTAIAILVSLLIGYVTLARFLSYEVIWCGLLFGSFYFLSHLLKDGCESLFSTSNATGRRIQSSLNINERHLQQTATLLTAIGKTFLVLVVALALVNGTFASSTPIELLQKVIEFWGGKGLESLNIVPAHMVNAIICLIVGIYVLRSVRRWLDTDFLPKTTMDVGMRVSLVTLFSNIGYVLIILLTLSIMGLQWNKLAWIVSALSVGIGFGLQEIVKNFISGLILLTERPVKVGDLVSISGIEGDIRRINVRATEIQLGDKSTVIVPNSQFISQNVRNATMGNAQGVVTITLTFPLDIDPVKVRDILLEVYNENERILETPEPSVSFKDLTQQGIVLSVTGNVAGQRQISGAKSDLLFDILTRLRKEGILLSTPQTMIIERRQQMAGVEPVPEEKLV, encoded by the coding sequence ATGTTTATACGATCCCTTTTTGCATTGTTAATGCTGGCGCTGGCAGGGTTTGCCCCGGCGCTGGCGCTGGCCGCGGATGATACGGCCGGTGCTGCTCAGGAACAGGATGCTCCGCCGAAGCTGAATGCCGCGGTTGAACTGCCGAAAATGCAGAAGATCCTCGACAAAATTAAAAGTCAGGTTTCTGTCGATGCTGGCGAAAACAAGCTGACGCAGCTGAATGAAATGGCGCTTGAGCTCTCCGGTAATGCCGATACGCTGGGTCAGGCGCTGGTTCCCGATCGCCAGCAGCTGGAAGCCCAGTTGCAGGTGCTGGGTCCGGCCCCGAAAGCGGACAGCGGCGTCAAAGAGACGCCGGAAGTGACGCGCAAGCGCAACACGCTGGAGAGTCAGAAAAGCAAACTCGACGACCAGATTAAGCAGGCTGAAGGCATTAAAAATGGCGCACTGATGCTCTCCTCGCAGATTGTTAACCTGCGTCGCGATCAGCTGAAAAGCCAGCTGGCGCTGAACTCGGGCAGCATCCTCGGGGCGCGCTTCTGGTCACCGTTGCTGAGCACACAGGATCTGGATGGCGAGAAAATTGGTGAGTTCCTGCAGGAGTTGCAGGACACGGCTGCGCTCTCATGGGAGCCGGGCTGGCGCGTGGGCAGTGTCTTCTGGCTGCTGGCAGCGCTGCTGGTGATGACGGTGGGCCGTCGTTACAGTGAAGAGTTTCTGGCCTGGGTCAGCATTAATAAACTGCCGGAAGGGAAGCTGCGTCGCAGTTTCCTGGCGGCAGCGATAGCGCTCACCACGCTGGTGGCGGTTGTCCTCACCTTTAACTTTATCGCCCTGGCTTTCACCCGCCGTGATGAGGTCTCTGAAAACGTTCAGGACTTTGTCGATCGTCTGGTGCAGCTCAGCGTCTTTTGTGGCCTGATTGCCGGACTGGGACGCGCATTCCTTTCTACCCGTCGGCCCAGCTGGCGGTTACCGACCATCTCCAATGAAGTGGCGATGGCGTTAAAACCGTTTCCACCGATTACTGCGGTGCTGGTCTTTATCTTCCAGACGGTCGAGGCGTTCAACTACAGCGTCGGCACCAGCCTGAATACCACTATTTTTGCCAACGGACTGACGGCACTGCTGATCGGCACCACCGCGCTGGCGATCAGCATGCGCACCAATCGTGTGCGTCGTCGCCTGACGCTGGCGGGCACTCCGCCGGAAGCGCGCTCAACGCTGGTTGGTCTGATTCAGATGGGCCTGACGCTGACCGCCATTGCGATTCTGGTCTCGCTGCTCATCGGTTACGTTACGCTGGCGCGCTTCCTGAGTTATGAGGTGATCTGGTGCGGCCTGCTGTTTGGCTCGTTCTACTTCCTCAGTCACCTTTTGAAAGATGGCTGTGAGAGTCTTTTCTCAACCAGTAACGCCACCGGTCGTCGCATTCAGAGTTCGCTTAACATTAATGAGCGTCACCTGCAGCAGACGGCCACGCTGCTGACGGCCATCGGTAAAACCTTCCTGGTGCTGGTTGTTGCACTGGCGCTGGTCAACGGCACCTTTGCCTCCTCAACGCCGATTGAGCTGCTGCAAAAAGTGATTGAGTTCTGGGGCGGTAAAGGGCTTGAATCCCTGAACATCGTACCGGCGCACATGGTGAATGCGATAATCTGCCTGATTGTCGGAATCTATGTGCTGCGCTCGGTGCGCCGCTGGCTCGACACCGATTTCCTGCCAAAAACCACCATGGATGTGGGAATGCGGGTATCGCTGGTGACGCTGTTCAGCAACATCGGTTACGTGCTGATTATCCTGCTGACGCTGTCGATCATGGGTCTGCAATGGAACAAACTGGCGTGGATCGTCAGTGCGCTGTCGGTTGGTATCGGTTTTGGCTTACAGGAGATCGTGAAGAACTTTATCTCGGGGCTGATTCTGTTAACCGAGCGTCCGGTTAAAGTCGGCGATCTGGTGAGCATCAGCGGCATTGAAGGGGATATCCGTCGCATTAACGTGCGCGCCACCGAGATCCAGCTGGGCGACAAATCCACGGTGATTGTGCCGAACTCGCAGTTTATCTCGCAGAACGTACGCAACGCGACCATGGGCAATGCGCAGGGGGTGGTCACGATTACGCTGACTTTCCCGCTGGATATTGATCCGGTGAAGGTGCGCGATATTCTGCTGGAAGTTTACAACGAGAATGAACGTATTCTGGAAACGCCGGAGCCGTCTGTTTCGTTTAAAGATCTGACCCAGCAGGGGATTGTGCTGAGCGTCACGGGTAACGTAGCGGGTCAGCGCCAGATCTCAGGGGCGAAGAGCGACCTGCTGTTCGATATTCTGACGCGTCTGCGTAAAGAGGGCATTCTGCTCTCCACACCGCAAACAATGATTATCGAGCGCCGTCAGCAGATGGCGGGTGTGGAGCCGGTTCCGGAAGAGAAGCTGGTTTAG
- the pbpG gene encoding D-alanyl-D-alanine endopeptidase has product MPAKIRSTLLSLALLVSGQIVSLPAQATTSLSQLTPIAQPQIASGSAMIVDLTTNKVLFSSHPDRVRPIASITKLMTAMVVLDAHLPMNEMINVDISQTPEMRGVFSRVKLNSQISRRNMMLLALMSSENRAAASLAHAYPGGYRAFIQAMNAKARSLGMKQTRYVEPTGLSTQNVSSAQDLVKLLKATREYPMLGALSTTKEETAVFAHPSYALPFRNTNHLVYKNDWHIQLTKTGYTDEAGHCLVMRTMINNRPVALVVLDAFGKYTHFADANRLRSWIETGKAAPVPAAALAYKKQKSGQVASNGAGSADVE; this is encoded by the coding sequence ATGCCTGCAAAAATTCGCTCCACCCTGCTTTCGCTGGCGCTGCTCGTTTCCGGGCAGATTGTTTCACTTCCGGCGCAGGCGACGACTTCATTGTCGCAACTTACGCCTATTGCTCAGCCGCAGATCGCTTCTGGCAGTGCGATGATTGTCGACCTCACCACGAATAAAGTGCTCTTTTCCAGTCACCCGGATCGGGTCAGGCCCATTGCGTCCATCACCAAACTGATGACCGCGATGGTGGTGCTGGATGCGCATCTGCCGATGAATGAGATGATTAACGTCGATATCAGCCAGACGCCGGAAATGCGTGGCGTTTTCTCGCGCGTTAAGCTCAACAGCCAGATCAGCCGCCGCAATATGATGTTACTGGCGCTGATGTCTTCAGAAAACCGTGCCGCCGCCAGCCTGGCCCACGCCTATCCGGGCGGTTATCGCGCCTTTATCCAGGCAATGAATGCCAAAGCGCGGTCACTCGGCATGAAACAGACCCGCTATGTGGAGCCAACCGGCCTCTCAACGCAGAACGTCTCCAGCGCGCAGGACCTGGTGAAGTTACTCAAAGCGACGCGGGAATATCCGATGCTTGGGGCGCTCAGCACCACAAAAGAAGAGACGGCCGTGTTTGCCCATCCGAGCTACGCGCTGCCGTTCCGCAATACCAACCATCTGGTCTATAAAAATGACTGGCATATTCAGCTGACCAAAACCGGTTATACCGACGAGGCGGGCCACTGCCTGGTGATGCGCACGATGATTAACAATCGTCCGGTGGCGCTGGTGGTGCTGGATGCCTTTGGCAAATATACCCACTTCGCCGACGCTAACCGTCTGCGCAGCTGGATTGAGACCGGCAAAGCCGCGCCAGTGCCTGCCGCTGCGCTGGCGTATAAAAAGCAGAAGTCGGGCCAGGTTGCCAGCAATGGTGCCGGCAGTGCCGACGTTGAGTAG
- a CDS encoding DedA family protein translates to MHLDINALITQYGYLALFIGCIAEGETFTLLGGVAAHEGLLHYVGVVLAAMGGGIVGDQLLYWVGRRWGTRILRRFKKHQDKVVKANRLIKRRPSLFVIGVRFMYGFRLIGPIIIGASRLNPMKFFILNVIGAAIWSLIFVTLGYFAGGIIAPWLHKLDQHLKHLLWLAGAVVFAFVLRWVIRRWHNRRADQQ, encoded by the coding sequence TTGCATCTGGATATCAACGCATTAATTACGCAGTACGGTTATCTGGCACTTTTTATTGGCTGTATTGCAGAGGGGGAGACATTTACGCTGCTGGGCGGCGTGGCCGCGCATGAGGGGCTGCTGCATTATGTGGGGGTCGTGCTGGCGGCAATGGGTGGCGGCATTGTTGGCGATCAGCTGCTCTACTGGGTCGGTCGCCGCTGGGGCACGCGGATCCTGCGCCGCTTTAAAAAGCATCAGGACAAAGTGGTGAAGGCAAACCGCCTGATTAAACGCCGCCCCAGCCTGTTCGTGATTGGCGTGCGCTTTATGTATGGCTTCCGGCTGATTGGACCCATCATCATCGGTGCCAGCCGCCTTAACCCGATGAAGTTTTTTATTCTTAACGTTATCGGGGCGGCTATCTGGTCGCTGATCTTCGTGACGCTGGGCTATTTCGCAGGCGGCATCATCGCGCCGTGGCTGCATAAACTCGACCAGCATCTGAAACATCTGCTGTGGCTGGCCGGCGCGGTCGTCTTCGCCTTTGTGCTGCGCTGGGTAATCCGTCGCTGGCACAACCGCCGGGCCGATCAGCAATAA
- a CDS encoding Yip1 family protein, whose protein sequence is MNHVWGLLAHPNQEMRHIKQENESVSHHYTHHVLLMAAIPVICAFVGTTQLGWNLGEGQYVQLNLATGIGLGILFYLIILGGVAVMGRVIHWMARDYPQRPGVQRCTVFAGYVATPLFLSGLVALYPLVWLCVLAGALALLYTGYLLYIGIPLFLNIDREESLRFSGSTLAIGVLVFEVLLALTVVLWGYGPHLF, encoded by the coding sequence ATGAACCATGTCTGGGGACTTCTGGCGCATCCGAACCAGGAAATGCGTCATATCAAGCAAGAGAATGAGAGCGTCTCGCACCACTACACTCACCATGTTCTGCTGATGGCGGCGATCCCGGTGATCTGCGCCTTTGTCGGTACAACTCAGCTGGGCTGGAATCTGGGCGAGGGGCAATATGTGCAACTTAACCTGGCAACCGGCATCGGGCTGGGCATTCTGTTCTACCTGATTATTCTGGGTGGCGTCGCGGTTATGGGGCGCGTGATCCACTGGATGGCGCGGGATTATCCGCAGCGTCCCGGCGTCCAGCGCTGCACCGTGTTTGCGGGATACGTGGCGACGCCGCTGTTTCTCAGCGGGCTGGTGGCACTCTATCCGCTGGTCTGGCTCTGCGTACTGGCAGGGGCGCTGGCGCTGCTCTACACCGGCTATCTGCTCTATATTGGCATTCCCCTGTTTCTGAATATCGACCGCGAAGAGAGCCTGCGTTTTTCCGGCTCAACGCTTGCCATCGGCGTGCTGGTTTTTGAAGTGTTACTGGCATTAACCGTGGTGCTGTGGGGATATGGACCGCATCTGTTCTGA